A genome region from Colwellia sp. Arc7-D includes the following:
- a CDS encoding 2OG-Fe(II) oxygenase family protein, producing MQVQVVDYRADDAAKKFVESLRNTGFGVLTNHPIQQALVDKIYQDWYTFFTQEEKQNFAFDPEKQDGYFGPEISETAKGHTKKDIKEYYHVYPWGRIPEQLKSDILNYYKMASDLASELLDWVEKYSPVEVTKHYSEPLSNMIKDTPNTLLRILHYPPLKGTEEPGAIRAAAHEDINLLTILPAANEPGLQVQAQDGQWLDVPADFGHLIVNIGDMLQEASQGYFPSTSHRVINPTGDNATKSRISLPLFLHPRNEVVLSEKHTHASYLLERLKELGVK from the coding sequence ATGCAAGTACAAGTTGTTGATTATCGCGCTGATGACGCCGCCAAAAAGTTTGTAGAGAGTTTGCGAAATACAGGGTTTGGAGTATTAACTAATCATCCTATTCAACAGGCTTTAGTCGATAAAATTTACCAGGATTGGTATACCTTTTTCACGCAAGAAGAAAAGCAAAATTTTGCATTTGATCCTGAAAAGCAAGATGGCTACTTCGGCCCTGAAATTTCAGAAACTGCTAAAGGCCACACTAAAAAAGATATTAAAGAGTATTATCATGTATACCCGTGGGGACGAATTCCTGAGCAATTAAAATCTGATATTTTAAATTACTATAAAATGGCCTCAGATTTAGCCAGTGAATTACTTGATTGGGTTGAGAAGTATAGCCCTGTAGAGGTAACTAAACACTATTCAGAGCCTTTATCGAATATGATCAAGGATACCCCGAATACTTTGTTAAGAATACTGCATTATCCTCCACTTAAAGGGACTGAAGAACCTGGTGCTATTCGTGCTGCAGCACATGAAGATATTAACCTATTAACTATTTTGCCTGCTGCCAATGAACCAGGTTTGCAGGTGCAAGCTCAAGATGGTCAATGGCTAGATGTTCCAGCTGACTTTGGTCATTTAATTGTTAATATTGGTGATATGTTACAAGAAGCCTCACAAGGTTATTTTCCTTCAACTAGTCATAGGGTTATTAACCCAACGGGCGACAATGCGACTAAATCACGCATATCTTTACCGTTATTTTTACATCCACGTAACGAAGTGGTTTTATCAGAAAAACATACCCATGCAAGTTACTTACTAGAAAGACTAAAAGAGCTCGGTGTTAAATAA